Below is a genomic region from Triticum dicoccoides isolate Atlit2015 ecotype Zavitan chromosome 5A, WEW_v2.0, whole genome shotgun sequence.
atataagtctttctagagattccaataaggactacatacggatgtatatagacatattttagagtgtagatccattcattttgctccgtatgtagtcccttttgtaggaacggaggaagtataaagGTTTTATTtcaaaattaatgttgttgggttcgtATTTATTTAAAGCATCTTCCAATGGTATCAATTTTGTATCACATAACACACATATTGGTAATTGGTCAAAGGTAAATCTTGAAAAGCGTGTGTGCCTTACATTTCCAAAATGAGGGAGCAGTATCTGGACAAGTCCAATTTAGTATCAAACACTTTCGTGGATCATGCAAACCGGActttagtactacctccgtcccggtgtataagtcattcacgtagttctaggttgacaatttaactatctaaatatgtattatatgtgacaaaaaatatatatttagaaactaaatcgtgtagaaatctagtgatatacttttcatgacatataacacatactccctctgtaaactaatataaaagcgtttagatcactagtttagtattctaaacgctcttatattagtttacggagggagtatttaattcctcaaatcgatgacctagaactacgcgaatgacttatacaccgagacggaggtagtagtttatTGCCAATACTTCGAAGTTGATGAGAGTTGACTTGTAGTTGTACACTTGGTACTTGTAAGTTAGTATCCATGATTTTGTCCTAATACAACACACTCATGGTTTATTTTTATGATGCTAACATATTGATGCATTCCTTAAGTTCCTGTATATATATAATTGCTGCTGTTGATTCTTCTGTACACAGGGAAATGGCTCTAACAGGTCTAAATCTGTTAAATGATGAGAGGCAGTCACCTGCAATTACTGTTGATTTCAACTATCCCGATATTGTGGAGATGCTAAATTATATCTACAGCCAGCAGCCTAAGCTGCTGGAGTCTAACGATCAGAGTGATGGAAAGCTGCTATTCCCATCAAAAACATTTCTTGCAATGAtcaagtttctgatgaagtgcTTTGAGGCAAGTGATATTCCAGATCTTTCGCAAGAAGATCCATCTCATTCCCCAGTAGCAAAAATGTGTGTGGTCTTAGAACATGCCATGTCATACGAAGGGTCTAGTGAACTGCATGCATTGGCCTTGAAGTCATTGGTTGATATATCCTCTCGTCAGCCAAAGGTTTTTTTTCTTCTACCTATGTTAAAAGAAGCTTAATTCTTTGTTCACATGTTTTTACCTTTTGCTTCATAAATTTTCATAATTTGCAGTTGGTATCGTCACGGTATGCCAACCGTTTACATTGGCTGAGAACTTTACTTAGTCATGTTGATTCTGATGCTCGTGAAGCTGCGGCCCGTCTGCTTGGCATTGCTTCTTCAGCACTTTCAAGCTCGGCTGCGTTGAGTCTTCTGTCTGAACTCACTTCAGCACTTGACCCAAATCATCCGTCAAGGTATGCAGGAGAAAAGTACAACCCTTTTGATGTTTTACTTATGTTGCCATACTTCTCATGTATATATTTGATTTTTGGGCCAGATTTGAGATTTACCATGGATTGTTATGCGCAATTGGGTATGTAACCGCCTGCTGTTTGAAGGAATCTTATGTAAGCTCATTCTGCTTTCCTCTCCCTCATTTTTGTAGCTTATTGCGTATCTCATTTTCTTTGCTGAATTGTGCACTTTAAATGAAATCTTAGCATATTTGCTTTCACTGCTTTCGGTGAAACTCCATCTATGCTATGCTGTTGTATTGAGAATAGGGGATAGAAATTGGCTGACATAGTCCAGAAATTCCTAGTTTGTATCTCTTGTATTATACTCCCTGTACAGAACTGATGTTTGGTCAATTCATGGGGGGTCTTTGACCATACGACGCACGTGCTCTATTCAATCAGAGGGAAGCCGTCAGGAGGGGCTTGTGCAGCTAGGTACCTAAGTGTTCTAGTTGATTGGTTGATCTCTTTGCGAGCTAGAGAAGTGATAAAGGAGATGTTCTTGCTGTCAAGAAAGAGTATATTTGAAGAGCCATTACCTAGTTCTCCTGCTTAGATGCTCGAAGATTCTTTCAGACCTGTCTATTTTGTTGTGCCTTTTGCATGATTCTGCAGATGCGCGGCTGGTATTAGAACAATAAGTATAGTATTTCTCATGAATGTTTAATAGGAAAAAAAATTATGCTTGACATTATGGAAGAAAGGAAGAAGGTACTATAAATCATGTTTGTTCTCGTCATCATGATGCAGGATTTTAACTTCTAGAAGTTTGGTTAAAGTATTTGCTGTATAGTTGGACAGTTATGATTTATGTATCCTTTGACTTTAAAAGCATTGTTTCATCAATGTAGCCTTGAAACTATTGATTTGCTCTTATACCTGATAAGTAAATGCACAGATACCTGAAGAACTGGTCCAAAAGGTTGTTGATATTCTTGTAAAAGTTGTTGAGTCTGAGGGTTCAACATTGGCATCAATTGCAATGGAATCTCTTGGCCATATTGGGCTCCGTTGTGCATTGCCTTCCATTAGTAGGAACTGCTCTGCAGGTAAAGCTGTTCAGTGTTCACCGCCTGTCTTTGCTGGTTATTTATTTAAGCTAACTTTGTTTGTCGTACAGCTGGAGTTTTAACTGTTCTGCATGAGAGATTAACAAAGCTGCTTTCCGAAAATGATACCAAAGCTATACAAAAGATCTTGGTATCACTTGGACATATTTCATGGAATGAGTTGTCCTTTTCACATCTGAAAATAGCGTTAGACTTGATTTTCAGTCTCGCGCGTTCTAAGGTACTGTTATAATTCAAATTTTCAGTGAAAAATATTACTCCTACTGTTATGACAATAATCATATTAAGGATTTCATCTATTTAGGTTGAAGATGTGCTTTTTGCATCTGGCGAGGCTCTCTCTTTCATATGGGGTGAAGTTCCTGTGACTGCAGATGTGATACTAGAAACAAACTTTGTTTCCCTTTCCCAAGCCACAAACTTTCTTACTGGTGATGCACCCCTGCTTGACTCAAGGAACTTCGGTAAAAGAAGCAGCTGTGAAGAAGCACGTACAACGGCTCAAGAAGAAATTATAAACAAGTTGTTTGATACACTAATTTATAGCAGCAGAAAAGAGGAACGCTGTGCGGGTACAGTCTGTTTGGTCTCACTCACAATGTACTGTGGTCGGCATCCGAAGATCCTTGAACTTCTTCCACAGATTCAGGTTTTTAATAAATATATAACTTCTAGATCATCATAAAGATCTTAATTTTTCTTCTTACTAAACTGTAGCACTGCATTAAACTGATCAATCATTATGCGAACATTGGTCTGTATGATTTTATGCTAATGAGCACTCACTGTCTGGGGTGCACTAGCCAGCTTAAATAGTGTGGTATACTTCTACCTGCCATCTAAAATCTGTAATAAGAGTAGCTtttaatatactactccctccgttccatattactcgtcgctgatttagtacaactttgtactaaatcagcgacaagtaatatggaacggagggagtagtatagaagtTCCAAGTTCTTAAGATGTTTTTTCTACCATTCTATGACCAGAAATTTCAGCATTGTAGTACTGATAACCACCTAGTCTAAGACTGAAAGATTTACTGTGCCAAAAATAAACCTCCTTTTAGAAACATATTTTAATTTTGGGCCTTTGGGGTATCTGTACCTTTTGATTGAGAGTTTTTTCTTGCTACAACGTATATGCATATACTGGTGATTAGGTTACTGTTTCCACAGCTAGCAATGTTCTTGCTTTGGAGGGAAACAGTTGTCCGTAGTGTTGACCCTCTCTCATCTTTCACCTTTCTTTTTGTACGATAATCATGCATTTCTCAATCAAATATCGGCCTTCTTCATGCCAGtgataattttttttttgaaacggatgtCAGTGATAATTTTGGGCGCCTGGAAAGTGCCACTTCTTTTGTTGGTTGATTTAAAAAGTTAGAAATGCAAATTTTGTGGCCCTAGGAGGCTAGGACTCACTTGTCAGCTCATATGCGCTGGTACTGTTTTCTAGTTATGCATCTTTGCGATGGTACTTAGCATGCCTTTTCTCAGTTAGCTGTTTGCTCTGGGCTTATGGCTATCATGAACATTTGGTGTTCACTTACTTTACAGGAAGCCTTTTCTCACCTTATTGGCGATTCTAATGAGCTTACACAAGATTTGGCATCCCAAGGTATGAGTATAGTGTATGAACTTGGTGATGCTTCTATGAAAGGGCAGTTGGTTCATGCACTGGTGAATACACTGACTGGTGCAGCAAAAAAGAAAAAGGCCATTAAGGTGCATACTATTTTCTCAAATTCTACCTTTTTATGAGATCCTCAATTATCTTTTacttaagtatttttttcttaatgTACTTGCATTAGTTGATGGAGGATTCAGAGGTTTTTCAAGAAGGAACCATTGGCAGTAATCCTGCTGGAGGAAAGCTTAGCACATACAAGGAGCTCTGTAGTCTTGCCAATGAGATGGGACAACCTGACTTGATATACAAGTTCATGGATCTGGCTAACTATCAGGCTGCTCTCAATTCCAAGAGGGGTGCTGCTTTTGGATTTTCCAAGATAGCCAAACAAGCTGGGGAGGCACTTCAACCCCATCTGCACACCTTAATTCCTAGGCTTGTCCGATACCAATATGATCCTGATAAGAACATCCAGGTATAAAGTATTACATTCACATTATGATATTTGCCATATTCCTTTTTTTGGTGGTGCAGTGAAATTAAATTGATAGTATTATTATGTGAATATTTGCACTTCAATGTGGACGAGTCACCTTAGCTATTGGGGAATGTTGCTTGTTGCTTCTGTGAAAGATCAGATGCCTACATAATTGGCCAGCATGACTTGCCTAGATTCTTTATCTCATGTATTACTTACCAACAAGTTGGTCAGGGAGCTTGCGGAGACTCGTTTCAGTGATTAGCAAGTATTACCTTGTACAGTGGTTCCTCGAACAAATCAGAATGTTGACCACTTCTCCAAGTTTGGCTGTGCTTTTGTGTTGCCAATATAGTCATTATTTTTCATCAAATTTAGCTTGTTTGTTTCCCTCATCCTGCACTAGTCACCACCATTTTCCTGTTGCAGCAGCACACTTGGCTATAGAAGTCTTGCCTGTTGAATAATCCTGTCTGTTGTGCGAGATTGCTGTTACTTGGCCGTACCATTCATTACCATGGTCCCATATGGTTGGCCAACCAGCTGCGACATAATCAACTATTGTTGCCACCGCTGCTGCTGTGCACGCCATCCTTATTGTGCTTGAAATTAACGAAGCTTGGATTTGTAAAGAATGGATAGTGATAACGCTATAAGCATCTTTAGCTCTGCTTTTATGTTTACTAGGTACAGCGCCAATCAGTAGTATTTTGGCATCGTCTATTAGCACTCTTTGTTGATCTTCTTATTGATGTGTGCACTCATAGATTATCTAATTATGACCTAGAATATTATCTTAAGCAGCAATAAGCTTTCCTCCTAGCTGACAATTCCAGTTGCATTTCTAGGATTCAATGGGACATATCTGGAAGTTAATTGTTTCAGATCCCAAAAAGGCAATAGATGAACATTATGATGTCATAGTAGAGGATCTGTTGGTTCAATCTGGATCACGGCTTTGGCGCTCACGTGAAGCTTCTTGTCTTGCACTTGCAGACATCATCCAAGGTCGAAGATATAGTCAGGTATGTGAATATTTTGGAGTTAGTTTGAAACTTCCAGTCAGTGCACTAGGCTGCACAATCTTTTGAGAATGAAATAGAACTCACCTTTTCTTTTGTTCTTCTCAAGGTTTCTAAgcatttgataaaaatatggacaACCACCTTCCGTGCGATGGATGACATAAAGGAAACCGTGCGAAATGCTGGTGACAGTTTGTGCCGAGCTGTAAGCTCATTGACAGTTAGGCTCTGTGATGTGTCACTTACTACCGCTTCTGATGCAAAAGAAACAATGAACATTGTACTTCCATTCTTGCTTTCTGAAGGCATACTCAGTAAAGTTGCAAGCGTTCAAAAAGCATCTATAAATTTGGTCATGAAGCTTGCCAAGGTATTATCAGTGGTGAAAGTTATAATGTTTAACTGCACTTATACCATAATGTGTCAGATGTAGCATCTAATGCTATTAAGTTTCAGTGTTAGTTTCTGAGAGTTCTGTTTTATCTTAACAAATTAAGCGAACACGAGATCATAGATTACAATGGAATTTCTTCCCAGGAGGGTGCTGATGTGAAAACATCGCACTGATTGATTGTTTTTATGGTGAACTTTATATTTTTGCAGTACACTGAAACTTAAATAAACTGCAAGTAATCTATGTTCTTTCTTCTTGGTGGCCAAGAGTTATATCCTTGATAGATGGAGAAAAAACTGTTACTAATTAGCTTGGAATGGTGGAAGTCTTGAAGTATAGGGTTTTCTAGCAGTTGGCTGAAGCTTTGACAGGCTGGATTAGTTGACTGAGGAAGGAAAAGGAGTCTGATCTTGATAGTATATCCTGCTTCCTTATTTCAATTTGCTTACTTCTTTTACTTGTGGGAAGTAGTCCTAATGTACACTCAGTAACTTTGCTACCTTCATGTGCCAGTTTTGTTAGGTTGGACAGACTTTTGGACTGTCTTGGTTCCTGTGGAACCTTATATGTTTGCATGTGAATTCCTTTGTTTGACCTTACTATATTTCAGTAGGTCTCTCCCCTACTATTCTCCTCCCTAGTAGGATTGTAGTATTGATGTCGTTGGTTAATTGCATCCAAAGCATTGTTATGGTTTGCTTATGCATGGCCTATAACATACTGTTAGTGCTCATGCTCCTATGTGTCTCTTTAATGAAAAGAATAAAGAAAAGCAAAATCTTCAGTTTATGACTTCTTGATGTTCATAGGGGGCTGGCATTGCCTTGCGGCCACATCTGTCAGAACTTGTTAGTTGTATGCTTGAATGTTTGTCAAGTTTGGAGGATCAAAGGTTAAACTATGTTGAGGTATGCTACTTTTGGTGGTTTTTGTAGGAAAGTTGATGTCTTATTACTTATTAAGTCTACCATGTTATTTCTGTTCTGTACTCACTCCTGTATTTGGACGAAAGATGCATGCAGGAAATGCTGGCATCCAAACCGAGAAGCTTGACAGCTTGCGTGTAGCTGTAGCAAAAGATTCTCCAATGTGGGAAACCCTTGATATATGTATCAAAGTTGTTGACACAAATTCACTCGAGCTATTGATTCCTCGCCTGGCTCAAATGGTTAGATCTGCTGTTGGTCTTAATACAAGGTTAGTTTTCATGCTAATATGGGCCTTGTAGTATTCATGATAGTACCATTTCACTTCACTTACTGTAATCTTACCCTGTCATTGTTGCCTGATTTCAGGGTTGGTGTTGCTAGCTTCATCACCTTGCTGGTACAGAAGGTCATGATTAACATCAAGCCATACACGGTGATGTTACTGAAATTACTTTATACTGCTGTTCTGGAGGAAAGGAGTTCTGCAGCCAAAAGGGCCTTTGCGTCTTCTTGTGCTGCAGTTTTGAAATATGCCAGCCAATCTCAGGCTCAGAAACTTATTGAAGACACCGCTTCTCTGCATTTAGGTGAAAAAAGTTCTCAGTTATCTGGTGCAGTTCTTATTAAATCGTACTTGAGCAATGCAGCAGATGTTATTAGTGGATACAATGCAGTGGTTATCCCTGTAATTTTTTCTTCAAGGTATGTGAACGACATTTCTTAAGTCTTAACCTTTCATCTTGAGTTCTGAAACTAATATGTCAGCAATTCATGATCTTATGATCATTAAAACTACAAAAGCAGTTCCCTGTAGTCTACGCACTTACTGGATCTCAAATAACAAAACTTCTTTCAGATTTGATGATGATAAAGAGACCAGTGCCTTGTATGGAGAACTTTGGGAGGATATTCCTAGCAGTGAAAAAGTAACCCTTCAGCTTTATTTACCAGAAATTGTATCCCTTTTGTGCGATTGCATGTCCTCATCATCATGGGCTGGCAAGAGAAAGGTGTAGTCTCTGTCACTGATTTTCTATTCATACAAATAAATTGGTGACAGTTAAAAATGCTGTAACTTGTATACTTACCATACTATGGTTATTGCAGTCAGCCAAGGCTACAAAAAGTCTATGTGATGCCCTTGGAGAACCTGTTTCTGCGCACCACCATAATATTCTCAAATCACTTCTGAAAGAACTACCAGGTCGATTTTGGGAGGTAATTCATACTATTACTTGTAAATTTTTAATGGAAACACTGGTTTGAGTGACTATGCCACATGCGTGCACAAGTTATGTGCACTTTACATCAATTTTCCCTGCAATCCTCTAACCAACCATTCTACAAGTAATAACTAACTTATACATCACCAAGGGCTAAAAACGTTgctccaacagatgatgtagatGCAACAAAAATTTACATCACCTCCTCCaagtgatatactccctccgttcctaaatataagtctttgtagagatccactatgaaccacatacggatgtatatagatgcattttagagtgtagattcatttattttgctccgtatgtaatccatagtaaaatctctacaaagacctatatttaggaacggagggagtaaaatacaACACTTGGAGATGCAAATTTGCATCCCCATGCCACTGGTGACGTAAAAACCTGTCCGCGCGCCAACCGCCCTTCATTTTGTTTCCCATCCGCCGcccgcccgcgcgccgccgccgcgcagctGAGCCCAccgcgtgccgccaccgccgcgccaCCGTCAGATCCCGGCGCTCCACCACCCCCGTCGCCGGTTCCACCGCTACTGCGCCTCCGCCCTCCACCAAATCGGCCGATACCGCCGCCACCCGTCCTCCTTCGGCTGCCGCCGTCGCTAACCGATTCTGNNNNNNNNNNNNNNNNNNNNNNNNNNNNNNNNNNNNNNNNNNNNNNNNNNNNNNNNNNNNNNNNNNNNNNNNNNNNNNNNNNNNNNNNNNNNNNNNNNNNNNNNNNNNNNNNNNNNNNNNNNNNNNNNNNNNNNNNNNNNNNNNNNNNNNNNNNNNNNNNNNNNNNNNNNNNNNNNNNNNNNNNNNNNNNNNNNNNNNNNNNNNNNNNNNNNNNNNNNNNNNNNNNNNNNNNNNNNNNNNNNNNNNNNNNNNNNNNNNNNNNNNNNNNNNNNNNNNNNNNNNNNNNNNNNNNNNNNNNNNNNNNNNNNNNNNNNNNNNNNNNNNNNNNNNNNNNNNNNNCCAGCTCTGGCCCCTCCCCTACCCATTCCAGTTCGCCGCCGGCCATCCCCACCGCCCGAATCCGGCCATCGGCCGCGCAGGAGCAGAGGAGGCTGCCGGACGCGCGTGGCGGTCGCGCGCGCTTCTAGAAGGCGCTCATGACCGCGCTGCTCCGCCTCGACGCCGTCCCGGGCCACGACCTGGCAGGCGGCGTCCATGGAGGAGGAGGTGAGGAAGAGTGGCTGGGGCAGAGGAGGAGCGGCAGCGGCAGCTAGCACTGTGCAGCAGAGGAGGAGCGGCAGCTCGATTTGCTCGGCAGCTGGCGGCGCGCGAGAGCATCGGCCATTTGATCggtggttcagtttcgacagtaggttcagttttgacagtaggtTCAATTTCAACAGTAGGTTCAGTTTACATCATCAATTACACATCACCTATTGGAGTTGGACTTTTACGTCACCAatatacatcatctgttggagttgcCTCTTTTTTGGAGATGTAAAATGCACTTTTTGGTGAAGTAAATTATACAACACCTAGTTTTACATCTCCAAATTTGcatcatctattgaagatgctctgaGAGTGGTGAGGATGAATAAAATTCAGTGAGCGAGAGAAATTTTGAAACTGCCATCCCATGTAACTAAAGTTATGTACCATAATCTCCTTTGTTTTGTTAAATAAAATTCGTATGGTAATATCTGTCCTTATCATCCTTCCAGGGAAAAGATGCTGTTCTGGATGCACTAGCTTCACTGTGTTTGTGCTGCCACGCTGCTATAACCGCAGATGAACCCACTATGCCTAGTGTTATTCTGAATGCTGTTTGTGCTGCATGCAGTAGGAAGCCGAAATTGTACCGTGAAGCAGCTTTCTCGTGTTTACAACAAGTAATTCTCTTTTCCATTCCTTCATTTCTATATGAATGTAAAAACTTGTCATAATTGGCTGATGTTCCTTATGTTCAAGAACAAAGATTCTTGTCTGTTACACAATTGTCAGCATAACCACATACTCAAAAAAATTATGATGTAAACTTGAAGCATGATATAACTAAATTACCTCAGGGCTTTTCCTTCCGGTGTATTAACTGAATAGGAGAAGAAAAGTTTCCTGAAAAGACTGCAAAAAAGATCTGTTTCTCGAGATATGCTGTGGAGGCATCTAAATTGGAATGATGGTATTGTTGATAATGTTGCCACTTATTAGTTTGCATAGACAAGCATCTCTAATAAATCTGCTCCATGGGAATTTAATACCACAATTTTGTTTATGATCAGCAGTCCATCGATTTTTGGCATTATATGTATATAATTTAGAATCAGTACCATTTACTTGGTTTTTATTTGCTTCTTTCTTTTCAGGTGATCACTGCATTCAAAGATCCAGGATTCTTCAATAGTGTTTTCCCTATGTTGTATGAGGTTTCTAATCAGTCTGTCATTTTTAAGACAACAAGGAGTTCATCTTCACTAAGTACATCTGCTGCTGCTGGTCAGTCGTTATTTGGGCTCTTTCGAACTAGGTCCCATGCTAAAAAATTCCTTTAATACTCCATTTTTTTCTActcccctctgttcctaaatatttgtctttttagagatttcaaatggactgccacatatggatgtatatagacatattttagagtgtagattcactcatttttctccgtatgtagtcacttgttgaaatctctagaaagacaaatatttaggaatggagggagtatcat
It encodes:
- the LOC119300858 gene encoding proteasome adapter and scaffold protein ECM29-like, encoding MGEPSAAPPAPTDAEREDALDRMLTRLALAEDARLAPLLVRVLPYAITSFASTSTSVRKLAMEILSHINKRVKHRPEISLPMLDLWKIYTESASTSIVRNFCIVYIEMAFERLPSEEKGNIAPDLLINISKVPAQHQGIILRLVSKAIGECNTRKVDDNIALKYRSISGSDDGLVFADFCFHTILYQTPSQGIGCPAGLSVAQADRVTGKLPLKGDTLTSRKLGILNVLEAMQLASDILYPIYLAGASDSQESVAKRGDELLKRKASTASLEDAKLINRLFTLFNGTASAENIAAELKVAPAPSSLRVRLMSVFCRSIAAANAFPYTLQCIFGCIYGSGTTSRLKQLGMEFTVWVFKHAVMDQLKLIGPVILSGILRSLDGSSSTEADSTARDVKIFAYQAIGLLASRMPNLFSNKTEMAIRLFTALRLEDQSLRLTIQEAATSLATAYKGASIVVRKDLEALLLENCQVEQIEVRFSAVRWSTTLYDMQHCPSRYICMLGASDVKLDIREMALTGLNLLNDERQSPAITVDFNYPDIVEMLNYIYSQQPKLLESNDQSDGKLLFPSKTFLAMIKFLMKCFEASDIPDLSQEDPSHSPVAKMCVVLEHAMSYEGSSELHALALKSLVDISSRQPKLVSSRYANRLHWLRTLLSHVDSDAREAAARLLGIASSALSSSAALSLLSELTSALDPNHPSRFEIYHGLLCAIGYVTACCLKESYIPEELVQKVVDILVKVVESEGSTLASIAMESLGHIGLRCALPSISRNCSAAGVLTVLHERLTKLLSENDTKAIQKILVSLGHISWNELSFSHLKIALDLIFSLARSKVEDVLFASGEALSFIWGEVPVTADVILETNFVSLSQATNFLTGDAPLLDSRNFGKRSSCEEARTTAQEEIINKLFDTLIYSSRKEERCAGTVCLVSLTMYCGRHPKILELLPQIQEAFSHLIGDSNELTQDLASQGMSIVYELGDASMKGQLVHALVNTLTGAAKKKKAIKLMEDSEVFQEGTIGSNPAGGKLSTYKELCSLANEMGQPDLIYKFMDLANYQAALNSKRGAAFGFSKIAKQAGEALQPHLHTLIPRLVRYQYDPDKNIQDSMGHIWKLIVSDPKKAIDEHYDVIVEDLLVQSGSRLWRSREASCLALADIIQGRRYSQVSKHLIKIWTTTFRAMDDIKETVRNAGDSLCRAVSSLTVRLCDVSLTTASDAKETMNIVLPFLLSEGILSKVASVQKASINLVMKLAKGAGIALRPHLSELVSCMLECLSSLEDQRLNYVEMHAGNAGIQTEKLDSLRVAVAKDSPMWETLDICIKVVDTNSLELLIPRLAQMVRSAVGLNTRVGVASFITLLVQKVMINIKPYTVMLLKLLYTAVLEERSSAAKRAFASSCAAVLKYASQSQAQKLIEDTASLHLGEKSSQLSGAVLIKSYLSNAADVISGYNAVVIPVIFSSRFDDDKETSALYGELWEDIPSSEKVTLQLYLPEIVSLLCDCMSSSSWAGKRKSAKATKSLCDALGEPVSAHHHNILKSLLKELPGRFWEGKDAVLDALASLCLCCHAAITADEPTMPSVILNAVCAACSRKPKLYREAAFSCLQQVITAFKDPGFFNSVFPMLYEVSNQSVIFKTTRSSSSLSTSAAAEQDESASVSVSLHKVLNCAASSITIALPQDIIHQKKNMLEVLLNSLSPEEGWQVKLSSFLCIKELCYKFSDSGGSTAWPEGTDDFVQEMFHSVASKVVDSIRLVKIAQVHVAASECLLELIKLYRDFPLEERREAKFEGELIQLCESEKSEQAKALLKQCLAALKELTGVTMTIG